In Nicotiana tabacum cultivar K326 chromosome 10, ASM71507v2, whole genome shotgun sequence, the DNA window CAATAGATTTGAAATACTGCAGATGAATGACACATACATAATACAAGGGGACGTTGGCCCTCCCAGCTTCACCTAAAAATGAACCTCTGTACTTGGAATGTAAGGGGGCTGAATAAGTCCTACAAACAGAAGGAGTTGAGGCTCTTTCCGAGGAAGTATAAGGTGGATTTTATTGGGTGTTTGGAAACAAGAGTTAAAGAGAAGAAGGCTACTAGAATCTTGAAGCAAGTGGCTAGGGATTGGAGTGCTTTTTGCAACTATAATGCACATCCAAATGGTAGAACTTGGTTACTATGGAAGAGTAATGTAAATGCCCAGGTGTGTTAGTGGTTGAAGATCAGTTCATACATTGTGAAATTCAAGAGATAAGCTCCAATTCCAAGGCTATGGTAACTGTAGTTTATGCAAGCAATGACATTAATCAAAGGAATCAACTGTGGAGGAAACTCATTCAGATAGGGGCTAATATTCAAGACAGTTGGTTACTAAGTGGGGATTTCAATAATGTTCTTCACACTGATGACAGGATAGGAGCACCAATTACACAAGCAGAAACCCAAGGCTTTCAGGATATGATAAATACATTACAGCTTTCTCAGGTGAAGAGTTTGGGTTGGAACTATACTTGGTGCAACAAGCAACAACCTGATAAAAGAGTGTATAGTAGGATTGATCGGGCTTTGGGCAATTTTGAATGGCTACAACAGTATAACCATATTGAGGCAACATTTTTGAATCTGGAAGTATGTGATCACTCTCCCATATTGCTCCAACGTAGTCAAGGGAATCAGCAGAGGGGATTACACCCTAAGCCTTTTAAACTATATGGCTCAATTATGGAGCATGCTGATTTCAAGGGGATAGTTAAAAGAGTATGGGAGCAGGATGTAAAGGCTGAACCAATGAAGAGAATCTGGATGAAGTTAAAAATGTTGAAGAGGGATCTAAAAGACTTAAACACATACATGGCATCTTATAAGCACCAGCTCAATCAGGCCAGACACAAACTAGAAATAATCCAAAATGAACTCATGATTCATCATTTAGACCAGAACCTGATTGATCAAGAGAGGTTGGCACTGGCAAAAACAAAGAAATGGAGTAACATAGAAGAACATGTCCTACAGCAAAAGTCCAGAGCAAACTGGATAGCATGTGGAGActcaaattcaaaatattttcatGCACAATGGAAATTGAGGAAAAGCAAGAATTTCATTGCTTCCATATACAATGACAGTGCAGTTAAGCTAACAGATCCTATACAAGTGGAGGATGAGTTCATCTCTTAATTTACTAAGCTTATGGGTGAAGGTGGCAATACTCACAGGTACCCTAACTCAGAAGTCATACGTCAGGGGCCATGCCTTAATTTATAGCAGAAGGATGATTTGATTAAAGAAGTTACAAGGGAGGAGATCTTGAATGCTATAAAGAATATGCCCCATGATAAGGCTCCAGGGGTAGATGGGTTCCCTATTGAATTTTTTACTAAGCACTGGCAGGAGGTGGGGAATCACATTTGTGATGCCACAAAGCAAATTTTTGCAACTGGGAAAATGCATAGAGGAATCAGCAGTATTGCTGTGACCTTAATTTCTAAAGTGCAAAACCCAAGCCATGTCAAAGATTATAGACCCATAGCATGTTGCATAACTTTGTATAGATAATCACAAAGGTTATTACTGCTCGAATCAAGAAGGTCATTGGTGGCCCCATTAGGGAATCACAATCAGCATTCATTGACGGTCGTAGTATCACTGATAACATCCTTTTCACACATGAATTGTTCAAAGGCTACAATAGAAAAGGAATCTCCCCAAGGTGTGTACTAAAAGTGGACTTGAGGAAAGCTTATGATGCATTAGAATGGTGTTTCCTGGAGAGAATATTGCTAGAATTGGGTTTTCCTCACAAGTTTATAAGCTGGGTAATGGAATGTATTACATCAGTGACATACTCCCTTAATATTAATGGTGGACTGACAACACCCTTCAAAGGAAGGAGGGGAATAAGGCAAGGGGACCCAATGTTACCCTATTTTTTTATTCTGGCTATGGAGTATTTTACAGAGGGAGTTTGCACAATTGGTGAAGAATAGAGAGTTCAAATTTCATCCCAGGTGTAAACAAACTTGGAGTGGTACATGTCTATTTTGCAGATGATCTACTTATGTTCTGCAAGGCTGATATTCAGTCCATTCGATTGTTGAAACAGACCTTCCTAAAGTTTTCTGAGGCATATGGTCTTCAAGCAAATGCAGATAAAAGTTCCGTCTATTTAGCTGGTGTTTTAAATGATCAGAAACAGGATATTCTGCAAGAGTTGGGCTATTCTGAAGGCACTCTGCCTTTTAAATACTTGAGGGTTCCTTTGGCATCTAAAAAGCTCTCAATTATTCAGTGTTGGCCCTTAGTAGAGAAGATTACACAGAAAATAAACTGTTGGACTGTAAGGTTACCTTCATATGCAGGACGAGTACAACTGATTAAATCAGTTCTATTTGGAATTCAATCGTACTGGGCACAGATTTTCCTTTTACCTAAAAAGGTAATGAAGCTGGTCAAAGCTATATGCAGATCTTTCTTGTGGACAGGTAGATCTAATGTCTCTAAAAAGTCATTAGTCTCATGGGAGAAAGTATGTTTACCACAAGTTGTAGGAGGTCTCAATGTGATGAATATGGTCTATTGGAACAAAGCTGTTGTAGCTAAGCACTTGTGGGCTGTGGAAAAAAGAGGGATTGTCTATGGATCAGGTGGCTTCATACATTTTATCTAAAACATCACATGTTGGAGCACATGCCAATACCTACGAATGCAGTTTGGGTGGTTAGAAAAATCCTGGAGACAAGGAAATTCATTGGAGAAATTCAGGGTAATCAAGGTGACCTCATTAGCAGACTGAGTCAACTACAGAAGGGAGAAACTTTCAGCATCAGGAAGCTCTATAGGTTGCAATTCCCTCAGCTTGAAAGAGTACCTTGGAAAGGTATTATTTTGCAACCAAATTTACATCCCAGATTCAAATTTATTTTGTGGTTAGCATTGCAGAGAAGACTAGCTACAGTTGATAGGCTCTTGGAAGTTTGGGATTCAGATTCCTCAGCTGTGTATCTTCTGTAAGCAAGCTGATGAAGTTTTTGATCATCTTTTATTTGAGTGCACTATGACTAAAGAAATATGGTCGAGGTTACTGAAATGGCTTGGGCACAATAGACCTTTCCGAGATTGGCAGAGTGAAGTTACTTGGATAAATCAAGGTGCTACAAAGAAGAATGGACATTGGGCAATTGTTACCTGTATTTTTGGTATGCTGATATATACTATATGGAGAGACAGGAACAAACTCAGATTTCATGGAGGGACAAAAACTGTCAGTAGCATATGCAGAAATTAGCAATCCATATACACACGAAGGAAAGATTAATACAGAATTGGCAAGGAGCACTTGAGAAGCTTAATTGTTATCCTTAGGCGATCTGGTGGTTGTATTGATCTGTAGTGTTTTTGCTTTGTAGTGATTCTGCTACCTTAGTTACTTAGTCGAAGTACTTAGATTACGTAGACTACAGTTTTGATGTAAACAGGATTGTAGATGGTCACCATCTACTTGCTTTGTAACGTTTTTTTTTTGGAATGAATAGAAATACTATTTACCAAAAAATAATCTTTTATtatctttcattctcaattgtgcaaataaattttgagtttttgttgttaatatcaaaattattatATTCTAATTaacgtacatactaccctccctagaccccacttgtgggattatactgggttgttgttgttgttgtttctactatactcaatattttattattccaacattatatatgcttaaatactattttttataagtaaaatttatttattctaaggttagcccataatataaattaaaaagagaaaaaaattataatattaaaaagttaaaaaaaataaaaagaagattaagttgataatttagagggtaaaataggtatttgacgATCAAAGTTTGAGAAATTTAGTTGAATGACCTCTTGAGTGCTATAGGCATAGTTAAGTCATTTTGCTGttacaaacaaaagaaaatgacTTTAGTAAATAATTTCGGATAGTTGAGTGATCATATGAGTAATGGCCTCTGTGAAATCCCTTAATCGTTGAGCTATGTTATTGGACTATGTCAACaagattcaaaatataataaCTATAGAGGCACAAAATAGATTTCTTATACGTAAAGTCAAATGCGACCCTATGCTTATCTTTTCAAAATAATAAGTGCGTGAAGGGGGAacataacaaaaaagaaaaagaaaaattaaaatggtGATTCATAAACAAGTGTGCTTTGGCTTCCGCTTTTCGACTCTAAAAACTGACAATTAtcatgtttctttttttttttggtaaaaaaaaaatgctaattacttcctctgtttcaatttatgtgaatcagTTTGATTGGATACGGAGTctaaaaaaatgaagacttttggaatttggtactcttaaacaagtcaaaaaaCGGTCCAGAATATTTGTGTGTCTGTAAAAATTTCTCATTAAAGgttaaattgaaagtttaagctaaattatttccaaatttaaaaatgagttattcttttttaaacggaccaagttcacataaattggaacatcTATCCATGTTCATCAGTCCTTTACTTTGTCTAGGCGGTAAGTTTGATGAAGTGACAAACATGAGTCTTCTCAAGATTTATGGCTATATATCAGCGGCTTCCCTGAATCAATGTTTAATAATTAGGCCATGTTCATTAACAGGCTGCTTAATCTCATTTACTGCTGCATCAATTCTTCAGAGTGTCTTCCAAAGCTATAGAAATGCAAGATGCCAAAAGCATAGAATCTGTCTCCCTAATCACAAGTCAATATCCATTCCTTACACACCACTAGAAACCAACAAGTAGTCCAAAGCTTCGGCTTAATTTTTGTCTAATAAAACTTTAAAAATAGTAGCAGCAATTTGTATTAAACCAAATCATTTGTAAATCACTTGAGCATCAATTAAGATATGCAAAGTTcacttaattaaatcatataatggataacatattttaaatatttattataaaaaatcTTTATACAAGTTTTGTTTATTACATCGTTTAAAGCGTAAAAATAAAATCACAGAcatgtgtcacgatccaaatttccCACCgtcggatcgtgatggcgcctaacattgaacccactaggcaagtcaacgttactgattattttacctttttactttatcttttaacaatttacaagTTAACATAAGAAAAAAGCGGAATAAAATGCGGAAGAACGGaatttaacaatttaacttaatacaaatACGAATCCATAATAAaactccacccagaactggtgttaCAATCTCATggactatctacgaatactacaaatagtggtTTGAACAAGGAAAATACACATCTGTCTCAGAAATAGATAAAAACATAATGGAAATAtaatagaaggggacgccaggcCTGCAGACTCCTGCATGACTATCTCGGGTCTCCActggactgaaggtagcaaccTCGAACTACGGTCTGTAGGGTCCAGTaccggatctgcacaaaaagtgcagagtatagtatcagtacaaccaaccccatgtactggcaagtgtcgagcctaacctcggcgaagtagtgacgagactaggatgcgactgataactagggattttgatacattttacactccttcatgctcaagttttgattagaaatgtgtgcaaaatagtcccaaaggctcacaagttatgcttgattgcaggtttgatcaacaaggcgacaagatgtcaaagatcagctcaaaaaggagtgaaacttgcacaagtaccaagacaagacaaagcttagccaaatagggccagtgcggccgcatacCATTTTGTACGGTCTGcacaagtgaagttcagagagtgtgcatctCAGGtcaaaggcaatgcggccgcaaaggaTTTAGTGCCGCCCGCATTGGATTCACTGCGGCCGCAATCGATTTAGTGCGGTTcgcagagccaaggttcagagagtttCCAGTTTGAAGATTGaagcccaatgcggtccgcgctccatttcataCGGACCGCATTTGAAGCCACTGTGGCctcactcgatttagtgcggtccgtattgcccaagttcagagagatggatatttaagtcaagagccttagtgcggccgcacttgattttGTGCAGTCCACACTAGCCTCgcatgggtatttttgtctagaattgtcagcttagtataaatagtttcttttcccatttttaggcaATCAGATAATTTGTATTGAAGGCTACGCTCGTGACTTCCtttattttagctattttgagcaattttagcttcatttcaacattgaatcttcaagtttaatttagtaattaattaatatgagtttttcttcatctatttctatgttttcttctctaattatgagtagctagacccttAAGccagggttgtggctcaaccctagggTGAGTCATTGATGgatcttgtgttttagggcttgattgactatgggtgtttgatatttggactaatttcatgtttaattgctgaaatagtggttgcaaacactagtttgtgtttagttgactttggctcttcttgagaaagagagcctaagtctctgaaattggtccaacaaggaattgaggcgtactcaagagattgataacctcaattaaagggttaaacctagagatagtaatacccgacttgaaccttggttgtttgtgcaaatttgcatacccaattggtcttgagaaagtcaattcgggaaaaatcactcgaactaccgagaggtgtagagtgagtagaatcatgCAAtgattatatcatactccccaaatatgacaatcatgccttagactcaagtatccgtcaattgaccacctaggcgagcCTTTTATCCacttgaacaactcgcaatagtttaaccttagcttattttagtttaattgagcattgtagttttatacaattagaagtaaatcgaacaaaaaatgtgtagaagtgcaattaagagcaaatacGCAAATCTCatttagatagacacccgactccaatatctaactccctgtggaaattgatccCGTTATTGATCGGGTAAAAGAtgcttcgacctctcttgctattcaatagtagtgcagggttggcctcgatcactttttggcgccgttgccggagagctaacggttttggctatctatctaactagttttgtgtattgttcttctttccttctttgttactaatttgtgtgtgtcataacttcaggtaccaaatggcagcgAACAACACCAAtaaccctcttggaaatgtgattgcggggtaggaggtagatgatgtcggagaagATGAGGTGcctattgtacctcaaggacaacgttgaggccgccaggccaatgctAATTCCAATggcaatattccagaccctcctccgccacctccaagagtggctcctagagtgtttcctaaccaaggctatgcaagtgctattgtcccaccccgaatccgggagggcaattttcaaataaccaatgttaTGTTGATATTGCTGGAGCAGCGCGGGTATTTCACGGGCgatgcaaatcaaaatgcttacaaacatctcaaggggttcgtggatacctgttgggggagcaagcaaacaaatgtgttcgaggatgcacttcggttgagactcttcccattctcacttagagggaaggcatttgATTAGctcgagcgacttcccaaccattcaatcactacttgggatgagttggcggacaagttcattgcaaaaattttctcaccggggcatatgacagcattgagagatgagatcttggctttCAAACAGGAGCCAactgaacctttgcatgagatttgggagcattATAGAataatggtgaaggaatgccccaacaatgatatgaccgaggcaatgatccaacagactttctaccggggtattaacaccacaaatcaatgcatagtgaaccaacttgctgggggcaacttcatgaagttgtcttatgatgaggcttgtgacattcttaaCGAGATGGCTGATAATTcttccgcttggcaaagtagagccaatgtgccccagggtgaccccacaattactcatttgcacaaggagttacatgatcatgggcaggctatagctgagttgacaactacaatgaaccaactagcaaaggcacagttgtaacaagttcaaaatcctcgccaagtgaatgctatggagggtgtcaacatgcttgtcaacaaaagaagacaacgagggcaacaaaaccaagggaattcggagtaatttgacaatgattgtggtggactccaaaatgatggttatgatgaataaaataaagaggtgaaatatgtgaataattatcaaggccaaaggggcaattgttccaatcaacaacaatggagaccccaaggcaattggggaaatcaacaacaacaaggtaaTGGTAATTgagggaacaacaaccaaaactccaactgggaaatcagaacaacaatcaaaacaatcaggGAAATTggaacagtaacaacaacaattggggtggtaacaataatcaaggtggatggaacaatggcAACCAAGGAACCGGGGGCAGGGCTTTCAAAGACCTctaatgtaccaacaaccgaacaatccgcctccatttccatcccaaggtcctagttcttctaacaatgatatggggagaattgaaatgatgttcgaacaaatgatgaagaagaatgcggactctgatgctcagttggcttcccactatacctctatcagaaatttggaggtgcagttaggtcaaatctcacagtctttgaatactcgtcctaaggggctctacctagtgatacggtagtaaacccgaagggtggtaACAATTATGTTATGGCGgtaacaacaagaagtgggagaggcggtgatgtaaatgcctccaaacaaaaacaaattttgagtgatgaagttgagttgcaagaagatgaagttcctttggtggtcgaaaatgtgatgaatggCAATGTGAacaaagaagtgaggattgatattcaagatagcgaggtggaaactcaaaatgatgtgaaccgtctagggaacacgtaatagacatgccggagccggtggTGCCTAAAGCCAATATACCTTTGCGAAGGCCACCTccgccttatcctcaaaggcttgtgaagtataaaaatgagaatcagtttaaaaggttcattgacatgatgaagagcttatccattaatgtgcctttggtggaggctcttgaacaaatgccgggctatgctaaatttatgaaggacttggtgataaAGAAACggtccatggattgtgaaactataaagatgacccaccaagttagtgctatagtgcatttaatggccccgaagctagaatatcccggtgctttcaccattccttgcactattgggagcgcAGATTTTGCTAAAgttctatgtgatttgggggctagtatcaatttgatgccctattcagttttcaagactttgggtattgggcaaccgatgccgacttccatgagattacaaatggcggatagaacaatgaagagaccattgggtattattgatgatgtgcttgtccgggtggacaaatttatcttgccagctaactttgtgatcttggattgtgaggtggattatgaagttcctatcatattgGAGAGACCTTTCCTTTCTATGgagaaggccttagttgatgtggaagcagaggaactcaccttccaggtgggtgatgaaaaagtgatcTTTCATGTATgtaagtcaatgaagcagcccaacagttccgAGGTGTTCTCTTTTGTAAATcttgtcacggcagtgatagttgatgataccagtgcaatgatcaatgtggaggaccctttggaggccgtattgttgaattttgatgtcaatgatgatgagaaCCAAGTGGAGTGTGtaaatgctttacatggaatgagctcttactcttatgagcctagaaactCTCTTTGTATatcgagaataggaagactccaccaacaaaaccttcaattgaggagcctccgatgttggagttgaaaccgttgcctccacacctcaagtatgagttcttaggcccaagttctactttgccagttattctttcctcttgtcttactaacatgtaggttgatgccacattggcagtgtttcaaaagcggaaaaaggcaattggatggactctagctgatattcaaGGGATacgccccgcattctgtatgcacaagattatcctggaagatgatgcaaatccctccttggaacatcaaaggaggttgaatgaggcaatgcaagaagttgtgaaaaaggaggtgatcaagtgatTGGATGCCgaggttgtgtaccccatctctgatagctcttggacttcatcagtgcaatgtgtaccgaaaaagggtggcatgaccatggttgcaaattcacaaaatgagttgattcctaccagaaccgtcaccggttggagggtatgcatggactaccacaagttgaataaagtgacccacaaggatcactttcttttgccttttcttgatcagatgttagaccgacttgctgggcTTGTCTTCTACTGttttttggatgggtattctggatacaaccaaatcttgattgctacaaaagatcaggagaagaccacattcacttgtccatatggaacCTTAGCCTTTTCTAGGATgtcttttgggttgtgtaatgcaccgactacatTTCAGCAGtatatgatggccattttcaccgatatggtggaagacattttggaggtgttcatgtatgactttagtgttgtgggatattcatttgatgagtgcttgaagaatcttgatagagttttggcccgttgtaaagaaaccaatcttgttctcaattgacagaaatgtcactttatggtggaagagggaatagttcttgggcataaaatttcaaagcacggTATAGAGGtgaacaaagcaaaaattgatgtaatttcaaggctccctccccctacctcggtcaagggagttagaagttttcttgggcatgcggggttgtACCGGAGATTCTTTAAAGACTTTTTGAAGGTAGTAAATCTCCTAtacaagttattggaaaaagatgctagGTTCGTGTTCGATGATAAATGTATgaaagcctttgaacttctcaagcataaattgaccaccactcctatcattaccgcatctaattggagcttgccctttgagctcatgtgtgatgtgaGCGATGTTGCGTTTGGggcagttttgggtcaaagagtgaacaaaatgtttcatccggtgtactatgtgAGCAAGActatgaatgatgctcaagtgaactacatagtgaccgagaaagagcttttggctattgtgtttgcgaTGGAGAAATTTCGGCCGTATCTCATGGGTTCCAAGGTTATTATTCATAGCGATCATGCTGCACttcggtacttgatgacgaagaagaattccaaagctagactgatgcgatgggttttgttacttcaagagtttgatttagagattgtggaccggaagtgtagtgaaaaccaagtggcgaaccacttgtcaatgattcatttcccgacgaacaactcctttcggtgttgATGAAttgtatgccatggtttgcggacgttgctaattttcttgtgactggtataatcccatatgagctctcttctaaccaaaggaagaagctcaagcgggatagtttggatttctattgggatgagccatacttgttcaagatttgtacggatggtgtgattcgaaggtgtgtcccggaggaagagcaattgagtatcttggaggcttgtcattcctctccctatggtggccatcatggagGGGCGAGGACGACTttcaaagttcttagttgtggattttattggccaactttgtacaaagatgcaagcaaactagtgaagaggtgtgatgaatgtcaaagagcgggtggaatttcgaagaaagataagatgcctctcaataccattcttgaggttgatatttttgatgttggggcattgattttatgggcccgtttgttagctcgtgtgggaatacatacattcttgtggcggtggactatgtttcaaagtgggttgaaggagtgttgttgcatttctcaagaagagcatttttacaaggtttggtactcctcgtgcaatcataagtgatggggggtctcatttttgcaatagagattttgacactttgcttgcaaagtatggttcaatcacaaagtttctactccctatcatcctcaagcaagaagtggtcaagtggaagtctcaaacaggaaaatcaagagtatattgtcaaagacgatcaatgcaaataggaccaattggtcaaagaagttggatgatgctctacgggcttataggactgcttacaagactccgattggtatgtcttcgtatcggttggtgtttggtaaAACTTtacatctaccggttgagttagagcacaaggccatgtgggccttgaggaagataaatcttgaatgggatgttgcagcaaatcttcgtgtggagcagcttaatgaacttgatgaattccgattccatgcctactccagttcatccttgtataaggacaagatgaagtacgttcatgataaatatgctcgtatcaagaagttcaaagtgggtgatttggttctcttgttcaactctcgattACGTTtgtttccaggaaagcttaagtcaaaatggagtggaccttttgaagtggtgtgtatGACCTCAtttggtgcacttgatttaaagaacaaaaatggggaagttttcagagtAAATGgtcatagggtcaagcactacttgggaaagaTTGACGAcaaccacgtggtggcacttctttatctcaaatgatttgatggtaaccggcgtcgtgccgcgacgttaaatctgcgcttcttgggaggcaacccatgtattctttttcttatttttctttgatttttattgtagtataggatttatttttggactgactggttgtggGATGCTACAGGATTGTGTTGATGTAGTGCAGGACAAAGTGggaaaaaatattgttcaaatctc includes these proteins:
- the LOC142165474 gene encoding uncharacterized protein LOC142165474 yields the protein MNLCTWNVRGLNKSYKQKELRLFPRKYKVDFIGCLETRVKEKKATRILKQVARDWSAFCNYNAHPNGVLVVEDQFIHCEIQEISSNSKAMVTVVYASNDINQRNQLWRKLIQIGANIQDSWLLSGDFNNVLHTDDRIGAPITQAETQGFQDMINTLQLSQVKSLGWNYTWCNKQQPDKRVYSRIDRALGNFEWLQQYNHIEATFLNLEVCDHSPILLQRSQGNQQRGLHPKPFKLYGSIMEHADFKGIVKRVWEQDVKAEPMKRIWMKLKMLKRDLKDLNTYMASYKHQLNQARHKLEIIQNELMIHHLDQNLIDQERLALAKTKKWSNIEEHVLQQKSRANWIACGDSNSKYFHAQWKLRKSKNFIASIYNDSAVKLTDPIQVEDEFIS